A genomic window from Triticum urartu cultivar G1812 chromosome 7, Tu2.1, whole genome shotgun sequence includes:
- the LOC125520142 gene encoding transmembrane protein 120 homolog: MGEERKAGEQAAARAAEQARELQDAAAALLSRTWAEEEALRRRAAALREDLARLRKAAANAQTEKVHEDLDRASCLISDGDIATILPNKAHGTFLKLLLGPVNLRARKEVQLKVKEEYNSYRDRTAIVFLGFPMILLFLRSWLWNGCFPALPVQLYQAWLLLLYTTLALRENILRVNGSDIRPWWVCHHYCAMLMALVSLTWGIKGQPDCARKQRGVELFLCWAVMQGFAMMLQNRYQRQRLYTRIALGKAKRMDVVWGETAGVEGQLLLLCPILFLLQVFEGYVGFLLLRTAHKGIIPEWQVVVCGILLIAMAIGNFANTVDTLMVKSRFKAKMKKSKSKRDLAACTSPTRSSLTNSAAGA; this comes from the exons ATGGGAGAGGAGAGGAAGGCAGGGGAGCAGGCGGCAGCGCGCGCGGCGGAGCAGGCGCGGGAGCTGCaggacgccgccgccgcgctgCTCTCGCGGACgtgggcggaggaggaggcgctgcgccgccgcgccgccgcgctcAGGGAGGACCTCGCCCGCCTGCGCAAGGCCGCCGCCAACGCACAAACCGAAAAG GTCCACGAGGACTTGGATCGAGCGTCATGCCTCATAAGTGATGGTGACATTGCGACGATTCTCCCTAACAAGGCGCATG GCACTTTTTTGAAGCTGTTATTGGGACCAGTGAATCTCCGCGCAAGGAAGGAGGTACAGCTCAAGGTGAAGGAGGAATACAATAGCTACAGG GATAGGACTGCCATAGTGTTTCTTGGTTTTCCGATGATTCTGTTGTTTCTTCGGTCATGGCTATGGAATGGATGCTTTCCAGCATTGCCAGTTCAGCTATATCAG GCCTGGCTGTTACTCCTCTATACAACTTTAGCTTTGCGAGAGAACATATTGCGAGTTAATGGAAGTGATATCCGTCCTTG GTGGGTATGCCATCACTATTGTGCCATGCTGATGGCTCTGGTGAGCCTCACATGGGGGATTAAGGGACAACCTGATTGTGCCCGCAAACAG AGAGGTGTCGAGTTATTTCTGTGCTGGGCTGTGATGCAAGGTTTTGCCATGATGTTGCAGAACAGATATCAACGTCAAAGACTATATACTCGAATTGCTTTGGGGAAG GCTAAAAGGATGGACGTCGTGTGGGGCGAGACTGCTGGTGTTGAAGGCCAACTATTGCTGTTGTGTCCCATCCTCTTTCTCTTGCAG GTCTTTGAGGGTTATGTTGGATTTTTACTTCTTCGGACAGCTCATAAAGGGATCATTCCTGAGTGGCAG GTTGTGGTGTGTGGGATCCTGCTTATTGCAATGGCAATTGGCAACTTTGCAAACACAGTGGACACATTGATGGTTAAGTCCAGATTCAAAGCAAAGATGAAGAAGTCCAAGAGCAAACGAGATCTTGCTGCATGCACGTCACCGACTCGCTCATCGCTGACAAATTCGGCAGCTGGAGCTTGA